CCCACGGCTTTTCGCCCAGTCCGAAACGAACAGCGCGTCTTGCTCCGATTCGTGACCGCGTAATCTGAAGTTCACATGCGCAATGCCGATCCGGTAGCCGGTGCGATGCAGCACATCGGCCAGTACCATGGAATCCATCCCGCCGCTTACGCCCACCAGCATCCGGTCCTGCTTCCCGAACAGGCGATGCCGACGGATAAATTCCGTAACCGAAATAATCAGCCGGTCGCCTTGCTTAGCCATAAACAACGGACGAAGTTAATCAATCCTGTTCCCCTTCACTGCTCACTCACACTGTTTCTCCCACTGTTTCTCATCTTCCGCAAAACTCCAATCACCACAAAATCCCCATCCAACAATCCCTTTAGCTTTACTTCCACCATTCTTACACTCCTATTACTACTATAAACAGGGGGTTCTAGGGGGAGTTGATATCTAATGTAACTTGTAGATAAGTTAACACTGACAGGGGCGATCCAACACATTCCCAGGTAAGACCTATTTGGCGATTGGGAACCCCTGTCAGTTCATTGAATAAGACTCCGATAGAAATTTGGGCTCGCGACCCGTTATCAAGGACTTGAGCATATTCAATGTGTTAACGATACTCAAAAACCAAAGCTATGAAATTTGAACACATCATCGGCATTGACGTCAGCAAAGCTACGGTCGACTTCTGCATTCTTGGCGAGGTTCGGTCCGACGGGACTTTGGAAAACAGTCCCAAAAAGCTTCAACTATTCTTCAAGAGTCTAAAGCTCGATCCCCGAAAGACACTTGTTTGTCTGGAGCATACGGGAGTCTATAATATTCACTTGGTAGAAGTGCTTTGCAAACTTGGATTCCATGTTTGGTTAGAATCAGCACTTCGGATAAAAGGTCAATCGGTATGGTCCGCGGGAAAAGTGATAAGATTGATGCAGGCCGAATCGCAAAGTATGCCTTCCTTCATCAGGAACAAGCAAATCTCTGGATTCCGTCTCGAGAAATCATCAAATCCTTAAAGAGCCTGCTATCACAAAGAGCTCGTCTCATTAAGGCAAAGCTTATCCTGATTACCCCGATTGAAGAGCTGGCAGGTCTTGGCTTAAAGAAGAATCTAGCTACTTTAAAGCGAAGCTTTCGATCCTCATTGGCAGCGCTGAAGAACGACATCAAAGCTTTGACGGCAGCTATTCACAAAGTGATCCTTAGCGATGAAAAATTGAAGGAACTTTTTAGCTACATCACTTCCGTTCCGAATATCGGCCCAATCACGGCTGCCAAGATCCTGGTGTCAACTGACGAGTTCAATAAGATCATCGATGCTAAGAAATATGCCTGTCATGTCGGCGTCGCCCCTTTTGAGCACACATCCGGAACAAGCCTGAAGGGTAAAAGCAGAGTATCCCACCTTGCGGACAAGGAAATGAAAACCATGCTGCACCTTGCGTCCCTAAGTTCGATCAGCAGGTCCGGAGAGTTTAAAGATTACTTCGATCGAAGGGTGAAAGAAGGAAAGAACAAAATGTTAGTGATCAATGCCATCCGAAACAAGCTTATACACCGCATATTCGCCTGTGTTAAGGAAAAGAGAAATTATGTGAAGAAAGGCTTGCAAGTGGCATAGAAATCGCCAACCGCCTACTGCCTACTGCCAACTGCCAACTGCCAACCGCCCACCGCCCACCGCCCACCGCCAACCGCCAACTGCCTACTGCCAACTGCCTACTGCCAACTGCCTACTGCCCTCCGCCAACCGCCCACCGCCAACCGCCAACCGCCTACTGCCTACTGCCTACTGCCTACCGCCAACCGCATACTCTCCGCCTTCAACAAGCACTCATCGTACTCGCGATCTGCTTCGGCGCGCGCGGTTATCGCGCTTCCCGCTGTATACGAAACCAATCGATTCACGGCATTGTACTGGATGCTCCGGATGACCACATTGAAATCGAAATCACCCTCAGGTGCAAAGTAGCCGATCGCTCCGGAGTACAGTCCGCGCTTGCGGTTCTCGCAGGCTTCGATGAGTTCCATCGCGCGGATCTTCGGCGCGCCGGTCATGGATCCCATAGGAAAACAATCGCGAAGAGCGGCAATGGACGAATGCCCTTCGCGCAACTCCGCGCTCACGGTGGAGATGAGTTGGTGCAGGTTCCGGAAGCTGTAAACGCCAAACAACTCCTCCACATGTACGCTGCCTTTCGCGGCATGGCGGGAAAGGTCGTTGCGTACGAGGTCGACGATCATGACATTTTCCGACTGTTCTTTCGGATCGTTCGCCAATGCGACTCGTACCGCGCGGTCTGCTTCCGGGTCGCTGTGCCTGCGTGCCGTTCCTTTGATCGGTTGCGAATGCAACTGATTGCCGCGCTTACACAGGAACCGCTCCGGACTGGCACACAGCAGGTGCCGGTCGTTCTCCCGGTAGTATCCGGAAAACGGCATCGGGGAGAGGGAGGTCAGTCGGGAATAGGTGCTGATCGGGTCAAAGGATACCGCGATTCCTTCGAAGGGGACGCAATAGTTGACTTCATAAATATCGCCGCGCGCGATGTGCTCCTGCAATTTCTGGAAGTTGTATCCATAGTTTTCCCTGGATACGGTGGGCTCGATCAGGACGCGTGTGGCAATAGCCGGAGATTCGTTGCCGGGATCCAGGATCCTTCGTACAATCGATTCGGCAGCCGATTCCTCCATCAGACCGGACACTTCTAGCCAGGCTTCGCCGCCTCGTACTACCAGCACTACGCGGGGACGAAAGAAGAAAAGTTCCGGAAACCCTATCGGATCCGGATGTTCCGATTTCAATCGTTCGATCCGGTTCTTCAACTCGTAGGAAAAATGCCCGAACCACCAGTCGCCTGTAGTCGCAATACGCTCCTGCAAGCGCTCGAACGGACGCTCACCGGCCGCTACCTGTTCGTCTACGCCAAAGGCTAGCAAAAGATCGTACCGGCTGAATCGGTCTGGCTGCTCCTGCAAGGCTTTATTCGAATCGAGCAGCATCAATACCGGTTCGTCGGATAATCGACGCAGCAGTTCAGCTCGATCCGGAACTCCGGGAAGGCGAATGATCCTGCGCTGCGACATGCCGCAAAGATAGCAGGACGACGCTTCCGGCTACCAGCCTGTTCGCACCAAACGTACCCGGTAAACCGCGTCGTTCTTTCCGATCAACTCGATTAGCAGCCAATGATCCGGATGCGCCGATAAGTCGAACAGCGCGGTCGTTCCCGATATTCGCTCTTCCCGAACCAGGCGGCCCAACAGATTGTACACCCGAAGATGTCCGTCCTGGAATGCAGCCGGTATTTCCCGCACAGCGATCCAACCACTACTGAGGCTGACAACAACCGGCATTGTGGCCGGAGCATTTGGTACACCCAAGACGATGTCGATGTTGGAAATCGGGGCAGGGCATCCGTTCGGATCGTCCGAGGTAACAGAATACACTCCTCCGACTTGCATCACATAGAACGACTGCGTGGCGCCTGCGATCGGTTGCCCGGAAAGATACCATTGGAAATTGCTGTAGGAGGGGTCAACAAAGAGGGTGTCGTTCGAGACGGTGATCAGCGGACGAACGGGTCGGGGGTACACCGTGATACAACCCACACACGCCAGTGTATCGGTATTACTACCGTTGGAAATGATCAGCCGCACATCGAAAACGCCGGCGGAATCATAGCATACACTGGGCACGTTTTGTAAGGTGCTCGTGGGCGGGTCCGCGCCCTGGAAAGTCCAGGACCAGGACGTCGGATTGCCCAGCGATTGATCGGTGAAGTCGGTACAGCCGTTCAGGCAAAGTCCGGCAAGTCCTGCTGCAAACCCCGCGTTGAGCGGATTACAAGGCGCTGCCACCAGGTTGACGGAGTCGTTCAGCAGCATCGCGTCGGAGCAGGAGCCGATGAGGGTGTTGCCGTCGGTGCCATTGCGGGTCCATACAACCGATACTCCCGCCTGCAAGGGTTGAGCGAAGTATAAGCGAACGGTGCGGGTGAAAACGCTGCCGCAGTTGACCGGCTCCGCCCGGGTGACGGTCAAGGGAACCTGGTTGACATCGAGCGCCAGGAAATCCGTGCCGTCAAGGGCAGCGGAATGGCAATAGATGTCACGATCGATGTTCAGTAACACGCTGGTGTCCCCGCAGGTGACCGCTACCGCGTTGGGTACGCCGTTGACGACTCCGGTCACAAACTCCGGAATCGAAGCCTGACAGGTAGCGCCAAAGTACACCTGGATGTCCCGCCGGGTTGTTCCGGCAAGCTGACCGTTTCGCCATTCTTTCACCAATATATCCATGACGCCGATCTGTACCTGATTGGCGATGCAACGCACTACTCCGTTGGCAGGATCGATCGTGGTGCCTGCAACCGTGTAGAAGGGCTGTGTGGCGGATAAGCCACCGGTGAATGTCACCGGATAGGGGAGTACGTTGACGTCGCAGGGAACCAGGTTGCTCTTCGCCATCGGACTGGTGAATTCGAAACTTAACGAATCTCCGTCCGTTTCTGTAACTCCGTGGTCGTAGATGAACGGAGTGCCGGTACACCACATGGTGACCGGGATGGTTGCGTAAGCAGGCGAGCTGTTGCCGGGGAAGTTCAGGTTGTCGAGCGTGGCCAGTAAATAGAAACTTTCCGTTCCGGCATTCTGAACATTGGTGATGGCATAATTCCGGCAGCACTGCACATACTCCAGCTTCCAGTCGCTGCATGCATACGGTAGCGTGAGCAACCCGCGAAAGACCGATTGTTGCACGCCATACACGGGCCCGCCGCTGCAACTGCTGGCGCCGGGTGGCGGCACCACGCACGAAGGGAATGGCACCAGCGTCGGACCCGAAACACGATTGAGCGTGACGGATCCCTGGAAATTGCAACTGACCGAGTTGAAGCAGACGACCACATCCGCCGGCATCGCCATGCCGTTGCAATCCCGGAAGAACTTGACCGTAAGTTCATACTGATCCTGAACTCCGGTCGCCCGGTAGGTAAGATCCATAGCGACATGGTGATCGGCGTGTACTGTATTCAGGGCGGCCAGTATGGACAAGCAGAGCAGTAAGGATCGGATCATGGCTGAACGAGGATGGTTTGACGAAATGTTTGCGCAGCGGTAGACGTAACGAGCAGGTAAGAGCCGGCAGCGATCGTTGCAGGGAGTTGGAGGCGGAGGACGCGATCATTCACCTCGAACTTTTCCATAACGCAGACTGTCTTGCCCTCGACCGTCATCAGCAACGAGTAAACATCAGGAGGGAGGGTTTCCCCAAGTTCCAGGGAGATGATCGATCCGGGGGCCGCGGGTTGTGGAAATACACGGATGTTTCGCTTCGCATCCGACATGGGTATACCCGTAGTTCCATTGAAGGAGTATTTCGCAATCACATACCGGCTGTTGGCGATTCCGTTGCGACTATATCCACATACGTAAATGCCGCCGATTGTATCGATTGCAATGCCGGTGAATCCGTCGTGTTGGTTGAAACCTCCGTCGAAGCCGGTCATCCAAAGCTCCTGGCCGTTGGCATCGATGGCGGCCAACAGTCCGTTGCTTTGCTGACCGCTGCTGGTGTAGCTTCCGCAAAGCATGATCGTGCCCGTCGCGTCGAGTAACATTTCTGCCGGAAGTGCGCCCAGCGAATCATTCCCAAAGGTGGTCCAGGACCAGCGAAGGTTTCCACCCGCATCGTAGCAGCGTACCACGATGGCATCGCGGGAACTGCCGTTCAGGAGTTCTTTGCTATGCAGCAAAGCGACCACATCGCCCGTTTGGGTTTCGAGTATCTGGATGGCCGTGTCGCCCTGATTCGCGGTTCCGGCATAGGTCTGTCGCCAGCCGGCCGTACCGTTGTCGTTCAAGAGGCCGATCAAGGCGTCGTTGTTGTTGCTGGTGGTTGCCGTGGTCCCGCAGACATACCATCCGCCCAGGGTCGATGTGATATCGCGCGGGTGATCGCTTCGGTTGCCGGGGCCGTCGAGATACCGGGTATTGACCAGGGTTCCCGTCGTATTGTATTCCAGTAAGGTGAAGTCGTAGTTACCGCTTCCGAAGAAGTTGAACGATCCTGAAAGGGAATGACAACCACCGCTGGGGCCGGTCAATATCCGTGCAGGGAAGTCGTCGCCCGACGCTCCGCTGTAGTCTTCTTCCCAGATCACCTGGCCACTGCTGTCGCACTTGATCGTATAGACGTCGTTGAGGTTGCCGGCAGTCGAGGTGGCCACACCGATCGCGTAGAGGTTTTCATCACCGTCCAGCGCCAGGTCGATGCCTTCGTCCAAATAGTCGCTGAACCAACTGGGTGTGAAATTCTGCGTCCAGCGCCGACCGGTCGGGCCATATTTCATCAGGCTGATGTCGCCTGCTCGGAACGCCAGCGTTCCGACCGCGTAGAAGACGTTTCCACTGGCGGTACGGATGCGTTGTCCGCCGTTGAGCACGCCGGTTTCCGCACTGTAGTAGTGGTCTTTCCAACGGACATTCCCGAGTTCATCAAGCAGCAGGGTGGTGAAGTTGCCGCCTGAGAAGAGATGGAAACTCGTACCCGTTACGACGACCATCTGACTATCGGTAATCTGAATGTCCCTGGCTACATCGTACCCGTTGAGATTCCCGTCATGATAGGTGGCCCATTCCCGAAGCATGGGCTGCGCTCTTGTGCCCAGGCTGATCAGCAGCAGTGATGACAGGAGTAGGCGGAGTCTTGCAATGCGCATGATGTTGAATTTTGCGCCAAGATGTACCTGCACCGCTTATTTGGCAGAATGAAAAACGCTGAACCGGAAAAAGTGCTGTCCGAACGGGATGCGGGCCCGTCGGAATAAGTCACGCTAAAATGTCGGAAATGTTAATGCCGGCTCACAAGCTTACGCATCGCGCGTACCCAAAGCTCCGACTCATTCAAACTCTCCACCAACTGGATCTTCTCGCCTCCGAGTTCGCGGAACAATTCGTCGTACTCCACGCCGATCTCGTGAATGGTTTCCAGGCAATCGCTCGTGAATGCCGGAGCAAACACCAGTAAGCGTTTGTCGCCTTTTTTGGCGCGCTCGCGGATGATGTCGTCAGAGTACGGACGCACCCAGGGATCTTTGCCCAGCCGCGATTGAAAACAGACGGTATACTGTTCGAACGATAGACCCAGTCCCGCCGCGATCTTTCGTGCAGTCTGGAAACACTGGGCACGGTAACAGTTCGCGTTGCGCGGTCCCAGTTCCGCACAGCAATTGTCTTTCAGGCAATGCCCGTGATCGTCCGCCTTTCGGATCTGCCGTTCGGGAAGGCCATGGAAGCTGAACAATACGTGGTCGTATTTCGAAGGATCGTACTTGCGGCCCAGCGCGACAAATCCGTCGATGAACTCCGGTAGGTCGCAGTAGCTGCTGATAAATCGGATCTCCGGGATCGCCTGCCAGCGACCGACGGTTTCCATCACCTTCTCGTGCACCGAACCGGTCGTTGCCGAAGCGTACTGTGGAAATAATGGAAGTATGGTGATGTCGGATACACCCGACTGCCGGAATTTTTCGAGCACGGCCTGGATCGACGGTGACTGATACCGCATCGCGAAATCCACGCGATAGTTGGTTCCCAGCGCGGCTTGTAATAACTCCGCCTGTCGGCGTGTGTAATAGAGGAGGGGAGAGCCCTGTTCGGTCCAGATCTCCTTGTACAGTTTAGCCGATTTCGGAGCCCTGAATGGTGCGATGATGCCATTCACCAACAACCAACGCCCCACCGCATTGATGTCAATCACCCGCGGGTCCAGCAAAAACTCCCGCAGGTACTTCCGCACATCTCCCGTGGCGGGACTATCCGGTGTACCCAGGTTGATCAGTAGAATGCCGTGAAGCATAGGTTTTTAGTTCCGGGTTTCGCGTTCCGGGTTTCGCGTTAAAATCGTTTCTTCAATAATCTCATCGTTCCTCGCATCTCGCATCTCGCCCCTCGCACCTCGTCCCTCGCCCCACGTCCCACGTCCCACGTCCCTCGTCCCTCGTCCCTCGCCCCACGTCCCTCGTCCCTCGTCCCTCGTCCCTCGTCCCTCGCCCCACGTCCCTCGTCCCTCGTCCCTCGCACCTCGTCCCTCGTCCCACGCCCCTCGCCCCTACACATGCAACGCCCGATTCTCCGTCGCTGCCAGACAGGCTTCCTTGAATGCCTCGGTGTACGTCGGGTGCGCGTGGCTCATGCGGGCGATGTCTTCGGCGGCTGCTCTGAATTCCATCGCCACCACGGCTTCTGCTATCATATCGGCCGCCCGGGGTCCGATCATGTGAACGCCGAGTAGTTCGTCCGTCTCCGCGTCTGCGAGCACTTTTACGAATCCGTCGAGGTCCATCGAGGCGCGTGCGCGACCGCTGGCCTTGAACGGAAAGCTGCCGGATTTGTACTTGCGTCCGTCTGCCTTGAGTTCTTCTTCCGTGAAGCCGACACCCGCCACTTCCGGCCAGGTATAGACCACGCCGGGAATGAGGCGGTAGTTGATGTGTGGCTGCTGACCGACGATCTGCTCGGCTACCAGCACGCCTTCTTCTTCCGCTTTATGCGCGAGCATGGCTCCACGCACCACATCGCCGATGGCATAGACGCCGGGCACGGTGGTTTCCATATGATCGTTCACCGGAATGCGTCCGCGCTCATCTACTGTAATACCGATCTTGTCGAGTCCGAGTTGGTCGGTATACGGACGACGCCCCACGCTCACCAGGCAATAGTCGCCTTCCAGCGAGAGCGCTTTGCCGTCGAGGCTTTCGCCGGTGACGGTCACTTTCTTGCCTTTCACACTCACGCCGGTGACCTTGTGCTTGAGGTGGAACTCGAAGCCGAGTTTCTGCAACGACTTCTGCAATTCCTTACCCAACGCGCGGTCCATCGAAGCGATGATCGAATCCAGGTACTCGACCACGCTCACCTTGGCGCCCAGTCGGGCATACACGGAACCCAGTTCGAGTCCGATCACGCCACCGCCGATGATGATCAGGTGTTTGGGTACTTCTTTCAGGCTAAGGGCTTCGGTGGAGGTGATCACGCGTTCTTTATCGATGGTAATGCCGGGCAGACTGGCCGGCTTCGATCCGGTGGCGATGATCACGTTCTTCGTTTCCAGTTCCTCGACTTTCCCGTCGTCGGCTTTCACGCTCAGCCTGGTCGATGAAACGAAGGAGCCATGACCGTGATACACGTCGATCTTATTCTTCTTCATCAGGAATTTGATGCCTTCGGTGTTCTGTTTCACGACCTCGGCTTTACGCGCGATCATCTGCGAAAAGTTGACCTGTAAGTCTTTCAACTCGATGCCGTGCGTCTTGAACGTATGCGCCGCGTTGTGAAAGTGCTCCGAGGAATCGAGCAGGGCTTTCGACGGAATGCAACCGACATTCAGGCAAGTGCCGCCGAGGGTAGAATAGCGTTCGATCAGGGCCGTCTTCATGCCCAGTTGCGCGCAGCGGATGGCGGCTACATAGCCACCCGGACCGGCGCCGATGACGATGACGTCGTAGGAGTTCATGGTAGGTAGTCAGGAAAACCCGAAAAATCCGAAAAAGTTCGTTTCCGGGCCGATTTTCGCTGCAAAGGTAGGGGATTCCCGCCGATTCAACGGCTCCGGGAAATCAGCTTCCGGAAGAGGACAAACGCCAGAAGGCTGACAGCTAAAAACGCGCAAAGGAAGCCGATGTAATCGCCATGCCGGGCGTAAAAGGTCACGCGGTCGTTGGCCAGCAGGGTGTGCTTCAACACCGCGTCCTCCCACCAGCCTGACTGCGCGACCACATCCCCGCGTTGGTTGATGAAACAGGAAATGCCCGTGTTGGCCGATCGTGCGACACACTTCCGGAATTCAACCGCGCGCAGGCGCGCATATTCGAAGTGCTGACGATAACCCGGGGTGTTGCCCCACCAGCCGTCGTTGGTGATCACCGCCAAAAAGCCCGCGCCGCCCCTGAAGTAGGCGCGCAGGAAGTCGCCGTAAATGGATTCATAGCAGATCGCCGGCGCGATCTTCAAGCCGGATGCAGTCTCGAAGTTCGTACGGTTCTTTTGCATGCCCAGGCTGCCGGAAGTGCCCCCAAGCTCAATCGCGTAGTCTTCCAAAAAGCCGAAGAGCTTCGGATAAGGCATCTTCTCCACGCCGGGGACCAGCCGCGACTTATGGTACAATTGAAGATTGCCGTTCCGGTCGAGCAGCATCGCGCTGTTGTAAGCGTCATAGTAAGCGTCCGCGTCTTTGAACTTGCGCGCGGTGGCGCTCACCGCTTCACCGGCCTGGTATTGTTTGTAGGATGACAAACCGGCGAGGAACGAGGCGTTCGGATAATCCTGTAGCCAGGTCCGGATCGTGCGCACGTCTTTGTCTATCCCGATCTGTTCCTCCCATAAGCCGTCCGGCAAGGCCGTCTCCGGTCCGATGATCAGGTCGGTGCTCGAATCGGCTTCGGTCGAAGCGAGCTGCAGCAGCTTGGCCACCTGCGCCGAGCCGGTGCCGTTGAATTTTTCGTTGTACGGATCGATGTTCGGCTGCACCACGACCACGTTCACCGGCTCGCCCTTGTCGCTCACACGCTGATAACGCCAGACCGAGAAGAACAAGGGCAGCAGGATCAGGCCCACCATGTTGGCCGACAACACCAGGGTGTTGATCCGGCGCAGCTTGGCCAGCAGTTCGCGTCCGAAGACGTTCTTGATGATCTGAAAGATCAACAGGTTCACCCCCAACACCCAGAGCGAACCGCCCAGCGTACCGGTGTACTCGTACCACTGCACCCATTCCGGATGTGTGGCAAAGACATTGCCCAGCGTCAGCCAGGGCCAGGAGATGTCCCAGTTCAGGTGCAGGTATTCGAATCCGATCCAGTAAAAGATGAGTGACAAATACCCCGTGGCCGGACCATGCGAGCGTTTTGTCAAATGAAACGCAGCCCAGGGAACACACATGAACAAGGTGTTCAAACCCAGCGCTACGATCGCCCCGACATCCGTCGAATTCCAGATCCACCAGGTGGTCAATCCGTTCCAGGTTCCCAGCGCCAGAAAGGACCAGCCAAAGAAACGCCAGCCTTTGCGCGAATCCTTCGAGCGCTCAATCTGCCGCTCCAGCCAGAGCAAGGGCACGAATGCCCCAAAGATCAAGGGTGTGAAGCCACGTTCCGGCCACGACAACCACAACAACAGTCCGGTTAACAAAGCGGTGCCGAACCGACGGAAAAAGACAAGAAGGGAGGACATACCTACGGTCTAAATATCCGGAAAAGTTCCGGCATGACCGAAGGGGGTGGGGGATTTAAATTGGGTTAAAAAGGGGGGGGGTAGCGAATAGCGAATAGCGAATAGCGAATAGTGAACAGTAAACAGTAAACAGTAAACAGTAAACAGTGGAGGTTTACTAG
This genomic stretch from Bacteroidota bacterium harbors:
- the lnt gene encoding apolipoprotein N-acyltransferase, whose product is MSSLLVFFRRFGTALLTGLLLWLSWPERGFTPLIFGAFVPLLWLERQIERSKDSRKGWRFFGWSFLALGTWNGLTTWWIWNSTDVGAIVALGLNTLFMCVPWAAFHLTKRSHGPATGYLSLIFYWIGFEYLHLNWDISWPWLTLGNVFATHPEWVQWYEYTGTLGGSLWVLGVNLLIFQIIKNVFGRELLAKLRRINTLVLSANMVGLILLPLFFSVWRYQRVSDKGEPVNVVVVQPNIDPYNEKFNGTGSAQVAKLLQLASTEADSSTDLIIGPETALPDGLWEEQIGIDKDVRTIRTWLQDYPNASFLAGLSSYKQYQAGEAVSATARKFKDADAYYDAYNSAMLLDRNGNLQLYHKSRLVPGVEKMPYPKLFGFLEDYAIELGGTSGSLGMQKNRTNFETASGLKIAPAICYESIYGDFLRAYFRGGAGFLAVITNDGWWGNTPGYRQHFEYARLRAVEFRKCVARSANTGISCFINQRGDVVAQSGWWEDAVLKHTLLANDRVTFYARHGDYIGFLCAFLAVSLLAFVLFRKLISRSR
- a CDS encoding IS110 family transposase; amino-acid sequence: MVRGKSDKIDAGRIAKYAFLHQEQANLWIPSREIIKSLKSLLSQRARLIKAKLILITPIEELAGLGLKKNLATLKRSFRSSLAALKNDIKALTAAIHKVILSDEKLKELFSYITSVPNIGPITAAKILVSTDEFNKIIDAKKYACHVGVAPFEHTSGTSLKGKSRVSHLADKEMKTMLHLASLSSISRSGEFKDYFDRRVKEGKNKMLVINAIRNKLIHRIFACVKEKRNYVKKGLQVA
- a CDS encoding anthranilate synthase component I family protein, whose product is MSQRRIIRLPGVPDRAELLRRLSDEPVLMLLDSNKALQEQPDRFSRYDLLLAFGVDEQVAAGERPFERLQERIATTGDWWFGHFSYELKNRIERLKSEHPDPIGFPELFFFRPRVVLVVRGGEAWLEVSGLMEESAAESIVRRILDPGNESPAIATRVLIEPTVSRENYGYNFQKLQEHIARGDIYEVNYCVPFEGIAVSFDPISTYSRLTSLSPMPFSGYYRENDRHLLCASPERFLCKRGNQLHSQPIKGTARRHSDPEADRAVRVALANDPKEQSENVMIVDLVRNDLSRHAAKGSVHVEELFGVYSFRNLHQLISTVSAELREGHSSIAALRDCFPMGSMTGAPKIRAMELIEACENRKRGLYSGAIGYFAPEGDFDFNVVIRSIQYNAVNRLVSYTAGSAITARAEADREYDECLLKAESMRLAVGSRQ
- the hemH gene encoding ferrochelatase, translating into MLHGILLINLGTPDSPATGDVRKYLREFLLDPRVIDINAVGRWLLVNGIIAPFRAPKSAKLYKEIWTEQGSPLLYYTRRQAELLQAALGTNYRVDFAMRYQSPSIQAVLEKFRQSGVSDITILPLFPQYASATTGSVHEKVMETVGRWQAIPEIRFISSYCDLPEFIDGFVALGRKYDPSKYDHVLFSFHGLPERQIRKADDHGHCLKDNCCAELGPRNANCYRAQCFQTARKIAAGLGLSFEQYTVCFQSRLGKDPWVRPYSDDIIRERAKKGDKRLLVFAPAFTSDCLETIHEIGVEYDELFRELGGEKIQLVESLNESELWVRAMRKLVSRH
- a CDS encoding transposase, whose translation is MKFEHIIGIDVSKATVDFCILGEVRSDGTLENSPKKLQLFFKSLKLDPRKTLVCLEHTGVYNIHLVEVLCKLGFHVWLESALRIKGQSVWSAGKVIRLMQAESQSMPSFIRNKQISGFRLEKSSNP
- the lpdA gene encoding dihydrolipoyl dehydrogenase, encoding MNSYDVIVIGAGPGGYVAAIRCAQLGMKTALIERYSTLGGTCLNVGCIPSKALLDSSEHFHNAAHTFKTHGIELKDLQVNFSQMIARKAEVVKQNTEGIKFLMKKNKIDVYHGHGSFVSSTRLSVKADDGKVEELETKNVIIATGSKPASLPGITIDKERVITSTEALSLKEVPKHLIIIGGGVIGLELGSVYARLGAKVSVVEYLDSIIASMDRALGKELQKSLQKLGFEFHLKHKVTGVSVKGKKVTVTGESLDGKALSLEGDYCLVSVGRRPYTDQLGLDKIGITVDERGRIPVNDHMETTVPGVYAIGDVVRGAMLAHKAEEEGVLVAEQIVGQQPHINYRLIPGVVYTWPEVAGVGFTEEELKADGRKYKSGSFPFKASGRARASMDLDGFVKVLADAETDELLGVHMIGPRAADMIAEAVVAMEFRAAAEDIARMSHAHPTYTEAFKEACLAATENRALHV